Within the Enterococcus hirae ATCC 9790 genome, the region AGTTAAAAAAAGTTGATTTATATGTCAAGAAAACAGACCATGGTTTTTTTATTTTTTCGGACTTGCACTTGTCTGATAGATTACTTAAAATGATTGAAGATAGAAACAGCAGAATAAAAAAAGGCTCCCTAATAGTTAGCGGCAACTAACTATCAGGGAATGACCAGTCACACGTATACACCCTGACCGATCATTTGCCATAGTCAATGCAAGGCATCGACCGTATTTATTGTACCTAATTTCTGGGGAGATTTTTACCCTTGTGTCGGTTTTTCGATGGTCGGTAGCTCGTTTATTTACTATGTCAAGGTATTGGGCAGTATGCTCAATGCCTTTTTTTATCTTTCATTTTCAAGCAAAAGGTTGATACGTCTTAACTGATTTCTTTTTTTATGTTTTAGCACACTTGCTGTTTTTGTTGTGAAATTAAAGGTGGAGAAATAAATGAGTTTACGCTATTTTGATTATTATCAGCAACTAGAAAAGAAATTAAGAATCGAAGAACCCTTGATGGTTCAAGCTGCTTCTTTAATTGCTCGTCAAGTTTCATTAGGTGGACGTTTACAAATCTTTGCTAGTCGTACACTAAGCGGGATAGCATTTGAGTTTTGGGAGCATTTACCTGAAATGATACCGGGCAAGTTAATTGAAAATCCGGCAAATGGGATATATGAAACTTTGGAAGGAACAGGAAAAGCGATCATTGATCAGCTCTCTGTCAAACAAGCAGATATTTTTCTACTTCTTTCCAATGAAGGTAGGGATCCAAGTATTGTGGAGTTAGCTCAATGGATCAAGTCAAATGGTCATTTACTGATTATTGTTACTGGATTTGATCTCTCGCGAAGTATCAAATCACAACACAGTAATGGGTTGCGATTGTTTGAATTTGCTGACCTAGTATTGGATAACCATGCACAAATGAATGATACCGCTTTATCATTGTCA harbors:
- a CDS encoding SIS domain-containing protein; this translates as MSLRYFDYYQQLEKKLRIEEPLMVQAASLIARQVSLGGRLQIFASRTLSGIAFEFWEHLPEMIPGKLIENPANGIYETLEGTGKAIIDQLSVKQADIFLLLSNEGRDPSIVELAQWIKSNGHLLIIVTGFDLSRSIKSQHSNGLRLFEFADLVLDNHAQMNDTALSLSEVELALCDSSSIATILLLQQTLYFTVCQLIR